From one uncultured Paludibacter sp. genomic stretch:
- the atpF gene encoding ATP synthase subunit b, with protein sequence MSLLTPDFGLVFWMLLAFGIVVFILAKFGFPIIVKMVEERKAYIDESLLMAQQARDXLAKVKAESDKLIADARKEQVSVLAEAAKTRDKMIQDAKEKAXAEAANQIEIAKKQIALEKEDAIRSVRREVAKLSVEVAEKVLRANLDTKKDQMQMIDRLLDEINIPKS encoded by the coding sequence ATGTCACTTTTAACGCCTGATTTCGGTCTGGTATTTTGGATGCTGTTGGCATTCGGCATAGTCGTTTTTATATTGGCTAAATTTGGTTTTCCTATTATTGTAAAAATGGTGGAAGAACGCAAAGCGTATATTGACGAATCATTGCTGATGGCTCAACAAGCCCGTGACGANTTGGCGAAAGTGAAAGCCGAAAGCGACAAATTGATTGCGGATGCGAGAAAAGAACAAGTAAGTGTTCTTGCAGAAGCCGCAAAAACTCGTGATAAAATGATTCAGGACGCCAAGGAAAAAGCAANTGCAGAAGCTGCAAATCAGATTGAAATTGCAAAAAAACAAATTGCCCTTGAAAAAGAAGATGCTATCCGTTCTGTACGTCGTGAAGTGGCAAAACTTTCGGTGGAGGTAGCAGAAAAAGTGCTTCGAGCTAATTTAGACACGAAAAAAGACCAGATGCAAATGATAGATCGTTTGCTGGACGAAATTAATATCCCAAAATCGTAA
- the atpE gene encoding ATP synthase subunit c, protein MLLSTLLQAAADAGIGTMGAGLGAGLATIGAGLGIGKIGGAAMEGIARQPEAAGDIRMNMIIAAALVEGVALFAVVVCGFIL, encoded by the coding sequence ATGTTACTATCAACTTTGTTACAAGCAGCAGCAGATGCAGGCATAGGTACTATGGGAGCCGGTTTAGGCGCAGGTTTAGCAACTATTGGAGCCGGATTAGGAATTGGTAAAATTGGTGGCGCCGCTATGGAAGGCATTGCACGCCAACCTGAAGCTGCAGGCGATATCCGTATGAATATGATTATTGCCGCCGCCCTCGTAGAAGGGGTTGCTTTGTTTGCTGTAGTAGTTTGTGGTTTTATTCTTTAA
- the atpB gene encoding ATP synthase subunit a: MKILYKIFITLLFISSTSIXFGEEPASVXXHTXNKPETEKTGELNVKELILEHLADSYGWHITTVNHHHXTIPLPIILYSQTKGFNVFMSSAFHHGENEHNGFYIAEEGKYKGKIVEKDASGTEIRPIDISITKNVFALLFNSALLIFLIMYVVRAYKKDPLGSKKGFVGFMEMFIMNINDEVIKPGVGKDYKKYAPYLLTVFFFIFINXVMGLIPIFPGGANVTGNIAVTMVLALLTLIIVNVSGTKEYFKEIFWPDVPMWLKVPAPIMPAIELVGVFTKPFALMIRLFANILAGHSIALGLTALVFVTVSLGAGMNATMSGVSVLFSVFIGIVEILVAYIQAXVXTMLSAVFIGLARVEPHHQH; the protein is encoded by the coding sequence ATGAAGATTCTATATAAAATATTTATCACTTTATTGTTCATTTCTTCTACTTCAATAGNTTTTGGAGAAGAACCNGCNTCTGTTGNTNANCATACGGNAAATAAACCGGAAACAGAAAAAACAGGCGAATTGAATGTAAAAGAATTAATTTTGGAACACCTTGCGGATTCTTATGGATGGCATATTACAACCGTTAATCATCATCACATNACNATTCCGCTTCCTATAATTTTATACAGTCAAACAAAAGGATTCAATGTATTTATGTCTTCNGCATTCCATCACGGCGAAAATGAACATAATGGTTTTTATATAGCTGAAGAAGGTAAATACAAAGGAAAAATTGTAGAGAAAGATGCTTCCGGTACGGAAATTCGACCTATTGATATTTCCATAACCAAAAACGTTTTTGCATTGTTATTTAATTCTGCGTTGTTGATTTTTTTAATAATGTATGTAGTACGTGCGTATAAAAAAGACCCGCTCGGTTCAAAGAAGGGTTTTGTAGGTTTTATGGAAATGTTTATAATGAACATTAATGATGAGGTAATAAAACCCGGTGTAGGAAAAGATTATAAAAAATATGCGCCTTATTTGCTTACGGTATTTTTCTTTATTTTCATTAATAANGTAATGGGTTTAATCCCCATTTTTCCCGGAGGAGCAAATGTTACCGGTAATATTGCCGTAACTATGGTGCTTGCTCTCCTGACATTGATAATTGTGAATGTTTCGGGAACAAAAGAATATTTTAAAGAAATTTTTTGGCCAGATGTTCCTATGTGGTTGAAAGTTCCGGCGCCAATTATGCCTGCAATAGAGTTAGTAGGCGTATTTACCAAACCTTTCGCATTGATGATTCGTCTTTTTGCAAATATACTTGCAGGACACTCCATTGCGTTGGGTTTAACAGCATTGGTATTTGTAACNGTGAGTTTAGGAGCAGGAATGAATGCTACAATGAGCGGGGTTTCTGTTCTTTTTAGCGTATTTATCGGAATTGTGGAAATATTGGTNGCTTATATTCAAGCNTANGTGTTNACAATGTTATCCGCCGTATTTATTGGTTTGGCACGTGTAGAACCACATCATCAACATTGA
- a CDS encoding conserved membrane hypothetical protein (Evidence 4 : Unknown function but conserved in other organisms): MEKQKNKFILILTAVTLIFGLGIKHIISTFFPQYMISWYPAIPIFFFVLGLILIFNVFKVKTMEARKTVNLYLMLRVGKILASLLFLLVYWITHKTALKPFALIFIVFYAIFMFTETFIFYSAEKWIKKTKSDEDSI; encoded by the coding sequence ATGGAAAAACAGAAAAATAAATTTATTTTAATTCTTACTGCCGTCACCTTGATTTTCGGTTTGGGTATTAAGCATATAATTTCTACATTTTTCCCTCAATATATGATTTCGTGGTATCCTGCAATTCCTATTTTTTTCTTTGTATTGGGATTAATACTCATTTTCAATGTTTTCAAAGTAAAAACAATGGAAGCAAGAAAAACGGTAAATTTATATTTGATGTTGCGTGTAGGAAAAATATTGGCAAGTTTACTCTTTTTATTAGTTTATTGGATAACACATAAAACCGCTTTAAAACCATTTGCTCTTATTTTTATCGTGTTTTATGCTATTTTTATGTTTACCGAAACATTCATTTTTTACTCGGCGGAAAAATGGATAAAAAAAACAAAATCGGATGAAGATTCTATATAA
- a CDS encoding ATPase, F1 complex, delta/epsilon subunit — protein sequence MKLEIITPEQIYFSGEVSLVTLPGAKGSFTVLDHHAPIISFLNKGKLVYETGGQTKELNISGGFMEMSHNNVTVAVETLD from the coding sequence ATGAAACTCGAAATTATAACACCCGAGCAAATTTATTTTTCCGGCGAAGTAAGTTTAGTTACGTTACCAGGAGCAAAAGGTTCATTTACCGTACTTGACCACCATGCTCCAATTATTTCATTTTTGAATAAAGGAAAATTAGTATACGAAACGGGTGGGCAAACAAAGGAGTTGAATATAAGTGGCGGGTTTATGGAAATGAGTCATAATAATGTTACCGTAGCGGTAGAAACATTGGATTAA
- a CDS encoding conserved hypothetical protein (Evidence 4 : Unknown function but conserved in other organisms), whose protein sequence is MTLKGIIFMNLNKTTKYALQIFSLMALNENKMHTAIELSEQLKIPYRYLRKLLTEFNNKGFLKSTKGKTGGFSLSKKNHEISLYDIVYLTDETHFSTSCFFGFKECPLINVCSMHDKWTSVREMWLEILKETTLEDIKNQNINEIFLKNKLLSI, encoded by the coding sequence ATGACACTAAAAGGTATCATTTTTATGAACTTAAATAAAACAACAAAATATGCTTTACAGATTTTCAGTTTAATGGCATTAAATGAAAATAAGATGCACACAGCAATCGAATTGTCCGAACAATTGAAAATTCCATATCGCTATTTACGGAAATTATTAACAGAATTCAACAATAAGGGTTTTCTAAAAAGTACAAAAGGAAAAACAGGTGGTTTTTCCCTTTCCAAAAAAAATCATGAGATTTCTTTGTATGATATTGTGTACCTGACAGATGAAACTCATTTTAGCACAAGTTGTTTTTTTGGATTTAAGGAATGTCCTTTAATAAATGTGTGTTCAATGCATGATAAATGGACGAGTGTGAGAGAAATGTGGTTGGAAATATTGAAAGAAACAACACTGGAAGACATTAAGAATCAAAATATTAATGAAATTTTTCTAAAAAACAAACTTTTATCAATTTAA
- a CDS encoding Cytochrome c oxidase, subunit II, translated as MVDSQLVLWGQTVAYTCYALAILALMGWFGYKITRQSNSEYKAPKKLFYTFVSILIVAGVSLHIVTFNTIPWAPLDLNRAEITPNKVFDISMANHQFKLPSEKLVIKQGEKALFKVTSEDLTYGFGVFRQDNSMVFQMQVVPGHMNDILWKFEKPGVYTIRSTEYSGPKGDQMIVKDAVVVE; from the coding sequence ATGGTCGATTCACAACTCGTCCTTTGGGGACAAACTGTAGCATATACGTGCTACGCCTTAGCCATTTTGGCATTAATGGGTTGGTTTGGTTATAAAATTACCAGGCAGAGCAACAGCGAGTATAAAGCGCCTAAAAAGCTGTTTTATACATTCGTTTCTATTTTAATTGTAGCGGGAGTCTCGCTGCATATTGTTACTTTCAATACTATTCCTTGGGCGCCGCTGGATTTGAACCGTGCCGAAATTACTCCGAACAAAGTTTTTGACATTTCGATGGCTAATCATCAGTTCAAACTTCCGTCCGAAAAATTGGTAATTAAACAAGGTGAGAAAGCCTTGTTCAAGGTTACTTCTGAAGACTTGACGTACGGTTTTGGAGTTTTTCGCCAGGATAATTCAATGGTATTTCAAATGCAGGTAGTACCGGGGCATATGAACGATATTCTTTGGAAATTTGAAAAACCCGGCGTTTACACCATTCGCTCCACGGAATATTCCGGACCAAAAGGAGATCAAATGATAGTAAAAGATGCCGTTGTGGTGGAATAA
- a CDS encoding Cytochrome c oxidase, subunit I, producing MKFIETLLDGEGKLFKPSTLTPMQKLLLRFVVVSLVYYFFAAFEGMLMRMYAVSPTFMPSNQYYAILTAHPLVGIFGSTYSLVFGAFLFLVPFLMKKPIWSYKLANWTFILIAVGTITFWLAGFFTHYAPLYTLYWPLPADFTQFSALGGAVFILGIALVMVGTMFFVINIFKTITYTPDGWEKQPCGKLLGSALGVSGFSNLFRKKEKRKEHLVSLPVAAIARGTVDVALNSGIILFTGVLILIYMVAHLFGTDLKHSAIDALLYKNWFWWGLDLVADGLVLIFVAGTWYLLAMLITGKKLFMENIARAALLVELIVSWTVWSHHLMSDQAQPGILKVLSGEMVTAFELITQGLAFFITLVTLWSARPLKMTNPLKFLLGGLTGFALAVPAGIMQADLGLNRILHNTQWVVGPHVHVAVLVGLTMTLYSAVYTLFPIVTNGANLYSQKLANIHFWLHLLGGIGMGAFMGMAGLNGMLRRTIYYDGEFNIYMILAAVCGLMLLTAFIVFFFNIAMSLGLKGVLQIFTPSKLDYKQLVPEEK from the coding sequence ATGAAATTCATAGAAACTTTACTTGACGGAGAAGGCAAATTATTTAAGCCGTCCACACTTACACCTATGCAAAAACTACTTTTGCGTTTTGTGGTTGTTTCACTTGTGTATTATTTCTTTGCCGCATTTGAAGGAATGCTGATGCGTATGTATGCAGTGAGTCCTACATTTATGCCAAGCAATCAATATTATGCCATTCTTACGGCACATCCGTTGGTGGGAATTTTTGGTTCTACGTATTCTTTGGTTTTTGGAGCTTTTTTGTTTTTAGTTCCATTTTTAATGAAAAAACCTATTTGGAGCTATAAATTAGCCAATTGGACATTTATTTTAATCGCCGTTGGCACAATCACATTTTGGCTTGCCGGATTTTTCACTCATTATGCACCGCTTTACACACTTTATTGGCCTCTTCCTGCTGATTTTACTCAATTCAGCGCTTTGGGCGGAGCTGTTTTTATTCTTGGAATAGCTCTTGTGATGGTTGGAACGATGTTTTTTGTAATCAATATTTTTAAAACTATCACTTATACACCTGATGGTTGGGAAAAACAACCTTGTGGAAAATTACTCGGTTCTGCCTTGGGAGTAAGTGGTTTTTCTAACTTATTCAGAAAAAAAGAAAAAAGAAAAGAGCACCTTGTCTCTCTTCCCGTAGCTGCTATTGCTCGCGGAACAGTGGATGTTGCGTTAAATTCAGGAATAATTCTTTTTACCGGCGTATTGATACTTATATATATGGTAGCACATTTATTTGGTACAGATTTAAAACATTCAGCCATTGATGCATTGCTTTACAAAAATTGGTTTTGGTGGGGCTTGGATTTGGTTGCTGATGGTTTGGTACTGATTTTTGTAGCTGGAACGTGGTATTTGCTTGCTATGCTGATAACAGGTAAAAAACTGTTTATGGAAAATATTGCGCGTGCTGCTTTGTTGGTAGAATTAATTGTTTCTTGGACGGTTTGGTCGCACCATTTAATGTCAGACCAAGCACAGCCGGGAATTTTAAAAGTACTTTCAGGCGAAATGGTTACAGCGTTTGAATTAATCACGCAGGGATTAGCATTTTTTATTACACTAGTAACACTTTGGAGCGCTCGCCCTCTTAAAATGACCAATCCGTTAAAGTTCTTATTGGGTGGTTTAACCGGTTTTGCATTGGCAGTGCCAGCAGGTATTATGCAAGCAGATTTAGGATTAAACCGCATTTTGCACAACACACAATGGGTTGTAGGACCACACGTACACGTGGCGGTATTGGTAGGTTTAACTATGACACTTTATTCGGCAGTTTATACCTTATTCCCCATAGTTACAAATGGCGCAAATTTATACAGTCAGAAATTGGCAAATATTCATTTTTGGCTGCATTTGTTGGGAGGAATAGGAATGGGTGCATTTATGGGAATGGCCGGACTTAACGGGATGCTACGCAGAACCATATATTACGATGGAGAATTTAATATTTATATGATTTTGGCAGCTGTATGTGGTTTAATGTTGCTTACTGCCTTTATTGTGTTCTTCTTTAATATTGCTATGAGTTTAGGATTGAAAGGTGTATTGCAGATTTTCACACCGTCAAAATTAGACTACAAGCAGTTAGTACCGGAAGAAAAATAA
- the nagB gene encoding glucosamine-6-phosphate deaminase (Evidence 2a : Function from experimental evidences in other organisms; PubMedId : 10378272, 11513596, 11752775, 12051945, 3284790, 8240271, 8747459; Product type e : enzyme) gives MRLIIQPDYVNVSEWTANYIASKLIAAKPTQENPFVLGLPTGSSPLGTYKHLIKLYQKGVISFKNVITFNMDEYVGLPQSHSQSFYTFMWENFFNHIDIEKENAHILNGNAEDLDLECETYEDKIKEVGGIDLFLGGIGPDGHIAFNEPTSSFNSRTRQKTLTTDTIIANSRFFDNDVNNVPKTALTVGVATILDAKEVLIIVNGHSKARALHHAVEEPINHIWPISALQMHPKGIIVCDYDSCAELKVGTYKYFLDIEKDRLDPNSLL, from the coding sequence ATGAGACTTATTATTCAGCCGGATTATGTAAATGTTTCAGAATGGACTGCTAATTATATTGCATCTAAACTTATTGCAGCAAAACCAACTCAGGAAAACCCTTTCGTATTGGGCTTACCAACAGGTTCTTCACCTCTTGGAACATATAAACATCTTATTAAATTATACCAGAAAGGAGTCATTTCTTTTAAGAATGTGATAACATTTAATATGGATGAATATGTTGGTCTTCCACAAAGTCATTCTCAAAGTTTTTATACATTTATGTGGGAAAATTTTTTCAATCATATTGATATTGAAAAAGAAAATGCACATATATTAAATGGGAACGCCGAAGATTTGGACTTAGAATGTGAAACATACGAAGATAAAATAAAGGAAGTAGGAGGAATTGATTTATTTTTAGGCGGAATTGGTCCTGACGGACATATTGCCTTTAATGAGCCAACGTCGTCATTTAATTCTCGTACTCGTCAAAAAACACTCACAACCGATACAATCATTGCCAATTCACGTTTTTTTGATAATGATGTAAATAATGTACCAAAAACTGCTTTAACCGTAGGTGTCGCTACAATTCTAGATGCCAAAGAAGTGTTGATAATTGTAAACGGGCACAGCAAAGCACGTGCATTGCATCACGCTGTGGAAGAACCTATCAATCATATATGGCCCATAAGCGCTTTGCAGATGCATCCCAAAGGCATAATCGTGTGTGATTATGATTCTTGCGCCGAATTAAAAGTTGGAACTTACAAGTATTTTCTTGATATTGAGAAAGATAGATTAGATCCCAACAGTTTATTGTAG
- the ssb gene encoding Single-stranded DNA-binding protein, whose protein sequence is MKNEKTLYICHLFLIRKRTRILKITHIIIMSINKAILVGNVGRDPEVRYLEKNVAVANFTLATTERGYTMQNGTQVPDRTEWHNIVAWRGLAELAEKHIKKGSQLYVEGKIQTRSWEKDGVKRYTTEIYAETIQLLGKRPDSNETTSTPSAAQSSATSTPAEPMEEGTDDLPF, encoded by the coding sequence TTGAAAAATGAAAAAACCTTGTATATTTGTCATTTGTTTTTAATACGAAAAAGAACTCGAATACTTAAAATTACACACATTATCATTATGTCAATCAACAAAGCAATCTTAGTAGGGAACGTTGGAAGAGATCCTGAAGTTCGTTATCTGGAAAAAAACGTAGCTGTAGCAAATTTTACGTTGGCTACAACAGAAAGAGGTTATACAATGCAAAATGGCACACAAGTGCCTGACCGTACCGAATGGCACAACATTGTAGCTTGGCGCGGATTAGCAGAATTAGCAGAAAAACACATTAAAAAAGGTTCTCAACTATATGTAGAAGGGAAAATACAAACTCGTTCATGGGAAAAAGACGGCGTAAAACGCTATACTACAGAAATTTACGCGGAAACTATTCAATTATTGGGAAAACGTCCGGATTCTAACGAAACAACATCAACGCCTTCCGCAGCACAATCTTCTGCTACATCTACTCCAGCAGAGCCGATGGAAGAAGGCACTGATGATTTACCATTTTAA
- the ytoA gene encoding Uncharacterized transferase YtoA — translation MALIKSVRGFTPEIGKNCYLAENATVVGDVVMGDGCSVWFNAVLRGDVNSIRIGNNVNIQDGSVLHTLYEKSVVEIGDYVSVGHNVTIHGAKINNYALIGMGATLLDYAEVGEGAIVAAGSLVLSNTKIPPYTLWXGVPAKFXKNVEPEQTNXMNRKIAHNYAMYAGWYEEK, via the coding sequence ATGGCTTTAATAAAATCGGTAAGAGGATTTACTCCCGAAATAGGAAAAAATTGTTATTTGGCTGAAAATGCTACGGTAGTAGGTGATGTAGTGATGGGAGACGGTTGCAGCGTATGGTTTAACGCTGTTTTACGAGGCGACGTAAATTCTATACGTATTGGAAATAATGTAAATATCCAAGATGGTTCTGTTTTACATACGCTTTATGAAAAATCGGTAGTTGAAATTGGCGATTACGTTTCGGTAGGACACAATGTTACTATTCATGGAGCTAAAATAAATAATTATGCTTTGATAGGAATGGGAGCCACGCTGCTGGATTATGCTGAAGTAGGTGAAGGCGCTATCGTAGCAGCAGGATCGTTGGTTTTAAGTAATACTAAAATTCCTCCATATACNCTTTGGGNCGGAGTTCCCGCTAAATTTNTAAAAAATGTGGAACCGGAACAAACCAACGANATGAATCGAAAAATAGCGCATAATTATGCTATGTATGCCGGATGGTATGAGGAAAAATAA
- a CDS encoding conserved membrane hypothetical protein (Evidence 4 : Unknown function but conserved in other organisms) — MIITDLLKQDWKKDFRAQGFYKSLAVKILMGFLGLYFATLFLMLGIFLGEILDEVSPTLKPLEVFNGITLYILLGGLLFRFFMMQLNTLNLQTYQSLPIKRSTLVNFILLRPVFSWANYLTLLIVIPFAIKSVTAYYSGAIAFQFVINFILLIWFNTLFAAFLKRKFGSSFIALIIFLVIIAILAACEYFKVFSLFEVSRXIXNXLTLXPAGLFITLXCXLAAYGINLWFXSQNYYPEKFNEKLKKNDSTVTRRFTFLEKYGTVGELISLQMRLIFRHKRTKALVYMSAFFLLYGLIFYTNPVYKDKPGWLFFGAIFTTGXLMIMYGQWIISWESSYFDSILTKNIPVKTYMRANYYLLLAFNAISFILSTPYFFFFGKIILYLHLAAFLYNTGVNISLFLFFSPFNTKRIDLNARSTFNYQGTTYKSFLIVLPILFLPMIVMGIASALGHTNIGLIIMGSLGLIGFLFREKILDLTVKLFXKRKYIMAAGFRETA, encoded by the coding sequence ATGATTATTACCGATTTATTAAAACAAGACTGGAAAAAAGATTTTCGGGCTCAAGGATTTTATAAAAGCTTAGCCGTTAAAATTCTAATGGGATTTTTAGGGCTTTACTTTGCCACGCTTTTCTTAATGCTCGGGATATTTTTAGGAGAAATTTTAGACGAAGTCAGTCCTACATTAAAGCCGCTGGAAGTTTTTAACGGCATTACATTGTATATTTTACTGGGGGGATTGCTTTTTCGGTTTTTTATGATGCAGCTAAACACGTTGAACCTGCAAACGTATCAATCTCTGCCCATAAAACGTTCCACGCTGGTAAATTTCATACTTTTGCGTCCGGTTTTCAGCTGGGCGAATTATCTTACTTTACTTATTGTTATTCCGTTTGCCATAAAAAGCGTTACCGCATATTATTCAGGAGCAATTGCTTTTCAGTTTGTAATCAACTTTATTTTGCTGATTTGGTTTAATACTTTATTTGCAGCATTTCTTAAACGAAAATTTGGTTCTTCGTTTATTGCATTAATCATATTTTTGGTAATAATTGCAATATTGGCAGCATGTGAATATTTTAAGGTTTTCTCTCTTTTTGAAGTTTCAAGAANGATTTTNAACGNATTAACACTTCANCCTGCGGGATTATTCATTACACTTNCNTGCNTATTAGCTGCATACGGAATTAATCTTTGGTTTTTNTCTCAAAATTATTATCCGGAGAAATTTAATGAAAAACTGAAGAAAAATGACTCCACGGTAACAAGACGATTCACTTTTTTAGAAAAATACGGAACCGTCGGAGAACTTATTTCTTTGCAAATGCGATTGATTTTCCGTCATAAACGCACAAAAGCTTTGGTATATATGTCAGCCTTTTTTCTATTGTACGGACTGATTTTTTATACAAATCCCGTTTATAAAGACAAACCCGGATGGCTGTTTTTTGGAGCAATTTTTACCACCGGAATNTTAATGATTATGTACGGGCAATGGATTATCAGTTGGGAAAGTTCGTATTTTGACAGCATTTTAACAAAAAACATACCCGTAAAAACCTATATGAGAGCCAATTACTATCTTTTATTGGCTTTTAATGCCATATCGTTTATTTTATCTACACCTTATTTTTTCTTTTTTGGAAAAATAATTCTGTATCTGCATCTGGCTGCATTTCTTTACAATACAGGCGTAAACATTTCGCTGTTCCTGTTTTTTAGTCCTTTTAATACCAAGCGGATTGACTTGAACGCCCGCAGTACATTTAACTATCAGGGAACAACGTATAAAAGTTTTCTGATAGTGCTTCCAATTTTGTTTTTACCNATGATTGTAATGGGTATTGCATCCGCCTTAGGACACACAAACATCGGGTTAATCATTATGGGAAGTTTAGGGCTCATCGGATTTTTATTCAGAGAAAAAATACTGGACTTAACCGTAAAA